The Chlorocebus sabaeus isolate Y175 chromosome 6, mChlSab1.0.hap1, whole genome shotgun sequence genome has a segment encoding these proteins:
- the GADD45GIP1 gene encoding large ribosomal subunit protein mL64: MAASLRQARSLLGLTATLAPGSRGYRAPPPPRREPGPWWPDPEDLLTHRWQLGPRYAAKQFARYGAASGVAPGSLWPSPEQLRELEAEEREWYPSLATMQESLRVKHLAEEQKRREREQHIAECMAKMPQMIVNWQQQQRERWEKAQADKERRARLQAEAQELLGYQVNPKSARFQELLQDLEKKERKRLKEEKQRQKQEARAAALAAAAAQDPAASGAPSS; the protein is encoded by the exons ATGGCGGCGTCCCTGCGACAGGCACGCAGCCTGCTAGGACTGACGGCGACCCTGGCCCCGGGTTCTCGTGGCTACCGGGCGCCGCCGCCCCCGCGCCGCGAGCCGGGACCCTGGTGGCCAGACCCCGAGGATCTCCTGACCCATCGGTGGCAGCTGGGACCGCGCTACGCGGCTAAGCAGTTCGCGCGTTACGGCGCCGCCTCCGGGGTGGCCCCCGGTTCGTTGTGGCCGTCACCGGAGCAGCTGCGGGAGCTGGAGGCCGAAGAACGCGAATGGTACCCGAGCCTGGCGACCATGCAGGAGTCGCTGCGGGTGAAGCATCTGGCCGAAGAGCAGAAGCGTCGGGAGAG GGAGCAGCACATCGCAGAGTGCATGGCCAAGATGCCACAGATGATTGTGaactggcagcagcagcagcgggaGCGCTGGGAGAAGGCCCAGGCTGACAAGGAGAGGAGGGCCCGACTGCAGGCTGAGGCCCAGGAGCTCCTGGGCTACCAAGTGAACCCAAAGAGTGCCCGCTTCCAGGAGCTGCTCCAGGACCTAGAGAAGAAGGAGCGCAAGCGCCTcaaggaggaaaaacaaagacagaagcAAGAGGCGCGAGCTGCTGCATTGGCTGCAGCTGCAGCTCAGGACCCAGCAGCCTCTGGGGCACCCAGCTCCTGA
- the RAD23A gene encoding LOW QUALITY PROTEIN: UV excision repair protein RAD23 homolog A (The sequence of the model RefSeq protein was modified relative to this genomic sequence to represent the inferred CDS: inserted 2 bases in 1 codon), with amino-acid sequence MAVTITLKTLQQQTFKIRMEPDETVKVLKEKIEAEKGRDAFPVAGQKLIYAGKILSDDVPIRDYRIDEKNFVVVMVTKTKAGQGTSAPPEASPTAAPESSTSFPPAPTSGMSHPQPAAREDKSPSEESAPTTSPESVSGSVPSSGSSGREEDAASTLVTGSEYETMLTEIMSMGYERERVVAALRASYNNPHRAVEYLLTGIPGSPEPEHGSVQESQVSEQPATEAAGENPLEFLRDQPQFQNMRQVIQQNPALLPALLQQLGQENPQLLQQISRHQEQFIQMLNEPPGELADISDVEGRXGRIGEEAPQMNYIQVTPQEKEAIERLKALGFPESLVIQAYFACEKNENLAANFLLSQNFDDESDARKPGHPSPHPTPTP; translated from the exons ATGGCCGTCACCATCACGCTCAAAACGCTGCAGCAGCAGACCTTCAAGATCCGCATGGAGCCTGACGAGACG GTGAAGGTGCTAAAGGAGAAGATAGAAGCTGAGAAGGGTCGTGATGCTTTCCCCGTGGCTGGACAGAAACTCATCTATGCCGGCAAGATCTTGAGCGATGATGTTCCTATCAGGGACTATCGCATCGATGAGAAGAACTTTGTGGTTGTCATGGTGACCAAG ACCAAAGCCGGCCAGGGTACCTCAGCACCCCCAGAGGCCTCACCCACAGCTGCCCCAGAGTCCTCTACATCCTTCCCGCCTGCCCCCACCTCAGGCATGTCCCATCCCCAACCTGCCGCCAGAGAGGACAAGAGCCCATCAGAGGAATCCGCCCCTACGACGTCCCCAGAGTCTGTGTCAGG CTCTGTTCCCTCTTCAGGTAGCAGCGGGCGAGAGGAAGACGCGGCCTCCACGCTAG TGACGGGCTCTGAGTATGAGACGATGCTGACGGAGATCATGTCCATGGGCTATGAGCGGGAGCGGGTCGTGGCCGCCCTGAGAGCCAGCTACAACAACCCCCACCGAGCCGTGGAGTATCTGCTCACG GGAATTCCTGGGAGCCCCGAGCCGGAACACGGTTCTGTCCAGGAGAGCCAGGTATCCGAGCAGCCGGCCACGGAAGCAG CAGGAGAGAACCCCCTGGAGTTCCTGCGGGACCAGCCCCAGTTCCAGAACATGCGGCAGGTGATTCAGCAGAACCCTGCGCTGCTGCCCGCTCTGCTCCAGCAGCTGGGCCAGGAGAACCCTCAGCTTTTGCAG CAAATCAGCCGGCACCAGGAGCAGTTCATCCAGATGCTGAACGAGCCCCCTGGGGAGCTGGCGGACATCTCAGATGTGGAGGGGAG TGGGCGCATAGGAGAGGAGGCCCCGCAGATGAACTACATCCAGGTGACGCCGCAGGAGAAGGAAGCTATAGAGAGG TTGAAGGCCCTAGGCTTCCCAGAGAGCCTGGTCATCCAGGCCTATTTCGCGTgtgaaaaaaatgagaacttGGCTGCCAACTTCCTCCTGAGTCAGAACTTTGATGACGAGAGTGATGCCAGGAAGCCAGGCCACCCAAGCCCTCACCCTACCCCTACTCCATGa
- the CALR gene encoding calreticulin has translation MLLSVPLLLGLLGLAAVEPAVYFKEQFLDGDGWTSRWIESKHKSDFGKFVLSSGKFYGDEEKDKGLQTSQDARFYALSASFEPFSNKGQTLVVQFTVKHEQNIDCGGGYVKLFPNSLDQTDMHGDSEYNIMFGPDICGPGTKKVHVIFNYKGKNVLINKDIRCKDDEFTHLYTLIVRPDNTYEVKIDNSQVESGSLEDDWDFLPPKKIKDPDASKPEDWDERAKIDDPTDSKPEDWDKPEHIPDPDAKKPEDWDEEMDGEWEPPVIQNPEYKGEWKPRQIDNPDYKGTWIHPEIDNPEYSPDPSIYAYDNFGVLGLDLWQVKSGTIFDNFLITNDEAYAEEFGNETWGVTKAAEKQMKDKQDEEQRLKEEEEDKKRKEEEEAEDKEDDEDKDEDEEDEEDKEEDEEEDVPGQAKDEL, from the exons ATGCTGCTATCCGTGCCGCTGCTGCTCGGCCTCCTCGGCTTGGCCGCCGTCGAGCCCGCCGTCTACTTCAAGGAGCAGTTTCTGGACGGAG ACGGGTGGACTTCCCGCTGGATCGAATCCAAACACAAGTCAGATTTTGGCAAATTCGTCCTCAGTTCCGGCAAGTTCTACGGTGATGAGGAGAAAGATAAAG GTTTGCAGACAAGCCAGGATGCACGCTTTTATGCTCTGTCGGCCAGTTTCGAGCCTTTCAGCAACAAAGGCCAGACGCTGGTGGTGCAGTTCACGGTGAAACATGAGCAGAACATCGACTGTGGGGGCGGTTATGTGAAGCTGTTTCCTAATAGTTTGGACCAGACGGACATGCACGGAGACTCAGAATACAACATCATGTTTG GTCCTGATATCTGTGGCCCCGGCACCAAGAAGGTTCATGTCATCTTCAACTACAAGGGCAAAAACGTGCTGATCAACAAGGACATCCGTTGCAAG GATGATGAGTTTACACACCTGTACACACTGATTGTGCGGCCAGACAACACTTATGAGGTGAAGATTGACAACAGCCAGGTGGAGTCGGGCTCCTTGGAAGACGATTGGGACTTCCTGCCACCCAAGAAGATAAAGGATCCTGATGCTTCAAAACCTGAAGACTGGGATGAGCGGGCCAAGATCGATGATCCCACAGACTCCAAGCCTGAG GACTGGGACAAGCCAGAGCATATCCCTGACCCCGATGCTAAGAAACCCGAGGACTGGGATGAAGAGATGGATGGAGAGTGGGAACCCCCAGTGATTCAGAACCCTGAGTACAAG GGTGAGTGGAAGCCCCGGCAGATCGACAACCCAGATTACAAGGGCACTTGGATCCACCCAGAAATTGACAATCCCGAGTACTCTCCTGATCCCAGTATCTATGCCTATGATAACTTTGGCGTGCTGGGCCTGGACCTCTGGCAG GTCAAGTCTGGCACCATCTTTGATAACTTCCTTATCACCAACGATGAGGCATATGCCGAGGAGTTTGGCAACGAGACGTGGGGTGTAACAAAG GCAGCAGAGAAACAAATGAAGGACAAACAGGACGAGGAGCAGAGGcttaaggaggaggaagaagacaagaagcgcaaagaggaggaggaggcagaggacaaGGAGGATGATGAGGACAaagatgaggatgaggaggatgaggaggacaaggaggaagatgaggaggaagatGTCCCCGGCCAGGCCAAGGACGAGCTGTAG
- the FARSA gene encoding phenylalanine--tRNA ligase alpha subunit, which translates to MADGPVAELLLRRLEASDGGLDSAELAAELGMEHQAVVGAVKSLQALGEVIEAELRSTKRWELTAEGEEIAREGSHEARVFRSIPPEGLAQSELMRLPSGKVGFSKAMSNKWIRVDKSAADGPRVFRVVDSMEDEVQRRLQLVQGGQAEKLGEKERSELRKRKLLAEVTLKTYWVSKGSAFSTSISKQETELSPEMISSGSWRDRPFKPYNFLAHGVLPDSGHLHPLLKVRSQFRQIFLEMGFTEMPTDNFIESSFWNFDALFQPQQHPARDQHDTFFLRDPAEALQLPMDYVQRVKRTHSQGGYGSQGYKYTWKLDEARKNLLRTHTTSASARALYRLAQKKPFTPVKYFSIDRVFRNETLDATHLAEFHQIEGVVADHGLTLGHLMGVLREFFTKLGITQLRFKPAYNPYTEPSMEVFSYHQGLKKWVEVGNSGVFRPEMLLPMGLPENVSVIAWGLSLERPTMIKYGINNIRDLVGHKVNLQMVYDSPLCRLDAEPRPPPTQEAA; encoded by the exons ATGGCGGATGGTCCGGTGGCGGAACTGCTGCTCCGGCGGCTAGAGGCGTCCGATGGCGGCCTGGACAGCGCCGAGCTGGCGGCTGAGCTGGGCATGGAGCACCAAGCGGTGGTGGGCGCCGTGAAGAGCCTTCAGGCACTGGGCGAG GTCATCGAGGCTGAACTTCGGTCCACCAAGCGCTGGGAGCTTACTGCGGAGGGTGAGGAGATTGCCCGGGAGGGCAGCCATGAGGCCCGTGTGTTTCGAAGCATCCCCCCGGAGGGCCTGGCCCAGAGCGAGCTTATG CGACTGCCCAGTGGCAAAGTGGGCTTCAGCAAGGCCATGTCCAACAAGTGGATCCGGGTGGACAAGAGTGCAGCCGACGGGCCCCGGGTGTTCCGAGTG GTGGACAGCATGGAGGACGAGGTGCAGCGGCGGCTTCAACTGGTCCAGGGGGGACAGGCTGAGAAGCtgggggagaaggagaggagcGAGCTGAGGAAGAGGAAGCTGTTGGCTGAAGT GACCCTGAAGACCTACTGGGTGAGCAAAGGCAGTGCCTTTAGTACCAGCATCTCCAAGCAAGAGACAGAACTGAGCCCAGAGATGATCTCTAG TGGCTCTTGGCGGGACCGGCCCTTCAAGCCCTACAACTTCTTGGCCCACGGTGTCCTCCCCGACAGCGGTCACCTTCACCCCCTGCTCAAGGTCCGCTCCCAGTTCCGACAGATCTTCCTGGAGATGGG gttcacCGAGATGCCGACCGATAACTTCATTGAGAGCTCCTTCTGGAACTTTGATGCCCTCTTCCAGCCCCAGCAGCACCCAGCCCGTGACCAGCATGATACCTTCTTCCTTCGAG ATCCAGCTGAGGCCCTGCAGCTCCCAATGGACTACGTCCAGCGGGTCAAGCGGACCCACTCTCAGGGCGGCTACGGCTCACAGGG GTACAAGTATACCTGGAAGCTGGATGAGGCCCGGAAAAACCTACTTCGTACCCACACCACATCAGCCAGCGCCCGTGCACTCTATCGCCTTGCCCAAAAG AAACCCTTCACGCCGGTCAAGTACTTCTCCATCGACCGCGTATTCCGGAATGAGACCCTGGACGCCACGCACCTGGCTGAGTTCCACCAGATcgagggtgtggtggcagatcaCGGCCTCACCCTGGGCCACCTCATGGGCGTTCTGCGGGAGTTCTTCACCAAGCTGG GTATCACACAACTCCGCTTCAAGCCAGCCTACAACCCATACACAGAGCCCAGCATGGAGGTGTTTAGCTACCACCAAG GCCTGAAGAAGTGGGTGGAGGTCGGAAACTCGGGGGTCTTCCGTCCGGAGATGCTGCTGCCCATGGGGCTTCCCGAGAATGTGTCGGTCATTGCCTGGGGCCTCTCCCTGGAGCG CCCAACGATGATCAAATATGGCATCAACAACATCCGGGACCTGGTGGGCCACAAGGTGAACCTGCAGATGGTGTACGACAGTCCCCTGTGCCGCCTGGATGCTGAGCCGAGGCCCCCTCCCACACAGGAGGCTGCCTGA